The DNA segment CCAGGCCAGCCGGGCGGCGGCTGCCGGGAAGCCGGGCGAAGGAGCCCAGGGgcctggctgctctccagcGGCACACCGCCCAGCCGCGACGCGCCCGGGCCTGCGGCGCCGACCCGCCTGCaggccccgcggggccggggcttCCCTCGGAGCTCTCCCCCTGACGCCGGCAGCGCTCGGGAGCGGGCCAGGGCCCTGCCGGGCCTTCAAGGGCCGCCCCGGCCGGCTGCGGCCTGCACACCCGGGCGGATCCCGACGCGTGGCAGCAACCCCCCACACGCGCGGCCTCCACCCGGCGGGGGCCAGGGGTGACTCCGGGACACGGCCGCGGGCACCCGTGCGCGCCCAGCCACCGAGCTCCCTCCGCCCTGAAGGGCCCCAGgagcggccgggccgggccgtcCCCCTCGCCACACGCCCACGGCCCCGCTTCACCtcggcgcggcggggagcgggcggatgggcgggggccgcgccggggaGGCTGCTCCCCCCGCGCCGCGTGACCTCATGCGCGAGGAagcgccgggccgcccccgccgctcccaCCCGCGGGGGGAAcatggaggggggggagggggcggccctGACTcagccggcggcggcggggactTACCGCGGGCCGCGCACACGCCGCGCTGACACACTGGCCACGCCGCGGGGCAGCCGCCGATCACGCGCGGGCGCCGGGCGTCCATTGGTGGGCGCCTCACACACCTTTGCCGGTGATTGGCGGCGAGCGGCCAGGAGCCCCGCCCACCCCCTTGCCCCCCTCCtcgcgcggggccgggggagctGCCACCTGAATGGGGAGCGGCgaacaaaaagaggaaaataaagacagcGGGCGgagagcggcggcggcgcgggctCTGGTCAGCCTCGGCTCCCGCCACCGGTGAGTGTCCGGCCCCTCCCGGCGGGCCTGCGGACCCCGcggtggggggggagggtgcGGCGAAGGCGACTGTAGCACCCCTGGGGTGTGCGGAGCGGTGGGAACGGCGCGACAGGGGGATCCCGAGGGacgccggggggcggccggcggtGCGGGCGAGAGGAGGTACAGCGGACAGCGGCACGGGCAGGGCATCGGACCGAGGCggtggctggaggaggggggagtcgcggcgggggcagcggggctgccgGGCGAGGGAAAGGGAGCCGGGGGACAGCACCCGGGGGGCAGGCGGGCGCGGAGAGCCgcgggaggggagggagaggagctgccGGCAACCCGTTGGCACCGCCGGCCAGCCTCTGTGTGTGCGTGCCCGGGCGCGCCCCGCGCAGGGGAGCGGCCGGCTCCGCGGCCGCATGTGCCGGGCGGTGGCggcaggagggggaaggaagcagcCGGGGGATCCCGGCGCGGCGGGGTCAGGCAAGGCCCGCCGCCAGGACGGGGTGGGCGGTGCGGGGGCCGGGAAGCGGGGGAGAGCCAGCCGTCCCCCACGCACACCGCGGGCGCTGGCGGAGCCGAGCCGCGGACCCGCTCCCCGCGGGGACGCCGTTTCCCTTCCCCCGCGGCGAGGAGGGAGGCGCCGGGTGTGGCGCCGCTGACCCtcgcccggcccccgcccgctgcgaggcgaggcgaggcgaggcgaggcgaggcggcCCCGGTCGGGCTTTCCCCCGCCCGGCCCTGGGGAGGCGGGGCGCGGCTCTGCCGGGGAGGGGCTGCCTTCCtgcgggcggggcgggctggcGGGGAACTGGGTGAAAGGTCGGCGCGCGGCAATACCCACACCGCCGCCGAGCGGGCGCCGATCACGCTTTGTTCACAtgcccccgcccccggccgcgcCCCGATCGGCGCCGGCCAATGGGCGCTGGCGCGGCGCGGGGAGCCAATAGAGgagggcgggggcggggcgcgggggggcgggcggcggggagcgccggCGGGTTGCGCTGAGGTGAAGGTGGCGCGCGCCCAACTGCCGGGGGCAGGCCCCGCCCCTacgccccgcgccccgcccaccccctcaccccctcaggccgccgccgccgccgccgggctgcTGGTGACGGCCGGGGCTGCTCTGCCGGCCCGGCGCCCGGGGGTGGCCTGGTCTCAGTAAAAAGATTCGTCTTACCCGTgaatgcagctgctgggggacGCGGCTTCTCCACCCGCACCATCCcggtggggcggggcgggggaagtggcccgcggcggcgggcgccgTCCCTCAGAATCCCAGGGCTGTGGCAGGTGACGGTGGAGCGCGCGGCTTAGGCGGCTCTCTGCGGGGGCCGGTTCCGCGTGGGCATCCGTCTGATAGCCAATACACATTCCAGTCGTCCAAGTGGGTGATTTCCCTTGCGTGCACACCTGTGTGAGAGACACCTTTTGAGTATTTTCTGGAACATTTTTGGTAGCTAACACCTTTCGAAGATGTGCATCAGTCCCAATACAGTCCTTTCTCGTGTCAAAATAAGCACAATACTGAGGGCAGTGTTTAAACCAAAACTGGAAGGAGGCTGGAATGGAGGAGGAAGTCTTGtgttcttcccttttttgtggccggggtgtgtgtgtgaggatTTTTGTTAAGCTTTCGGACGCAACACTTGCAATATGGAATAACTTAAACTGTTGCTTAGGATCTGGGGAGTTCTGTTGTCTCAAGAAAATACATAACCTGCACCAGATGTCCATATTTCCCCACTAACAATTTCACTAAAAGATTATATAAATAAGAAAGAGGGCAGGAAAATACAGGCATACCCCAACGCGACCAACTGTATTTATCTTGCACTTTGGTTCTTACaatgccttcttataattaaCTGCAAAGTATTCATACTTGGCATCAGgtttaaagtttccttttttccttctaaccAAAACAGGAGTGTGAAATGGAGATGATGACTGAGAAACAGAGAGATACTAGGTATTTCTGGAACAATACTCCTGAAAAAAGCGATTACGAAGCTGTAGAAGCCCTTATTTCTATGAGTTGCAACTGGAAATCAGACTtcaaaaaacatgcagaaatgaGACCTGTAACTCCAGCATCTGATATGTCAGAAGAGAGTGATGAGACTTTGCTTCCTGGAGCAGCAGACTTTAATGTGATACCAGCATTTGTAAGTTTTTGAATTTGTACATGTGCATGCTTGTTTTTAACCATTAGTGTGGCAATGTGTTGTTAACACGCTCCCCCTTAACTGTGTCTCTGTCCTCATACAGTGCCTGACCCCCCCCTACAGCCCTTCCGACTTTGAGATGTCACAGGTGGTCCATCCAGTCGGCAAGTCCCTGGTCGAGGCTGCCAGGCCTTCTCTTGCTGCACCTCGGAGAGAGGTGGAGAGGCCTCCAGCAGCCGGGCCTCTGAAAGCTCAAGCGACAAGTGTTATTCGCCACACAGCTGATGCCCAGCTTTGTAATCACAAAACCTGCCCAGTGAGAACAGCCAGCGTGCTGAAATACCAGGACAGTGTTTCAACGGAAACAAATGATAAACAAAACGCTGAAGCAGAACATTTGGTGTGTTCTGCTGTGGTGCCGAGCAGAGCCAACGATGAGAGCGGTGAACTGCCGGTGGCAGAAGGAAAATCTGCAGAACCAGCTGTTGGTCCACTGCCCTTGAGAAAGCCCTCAGTCAGCAGGCATCAGCCTGTCCCTGGATcagcacagcaggcagtggCAGTGGCACCGCCgtgccctgccccaggcagcggAGCCCCCCCCGTGCCAGTGATTTGTCAGATGGTCCCATTACCTGCAAACAACAATGTTGTGACGGCTGTAGTGCCCAACGCCACGCCAAGCCAGCAGCCGGCTCTCTGTCAGCCCATGGTCTTCATGGGCACCCAAGTTCCTAAAGGTGCTGTCATGTTTGTTGTGCCCCAGCCAGTTGTGCAGAGCACAAAGGCTCCCATGATTAGTCCAAATGGCACGAGACTCTCTCCCATTGCCCCTGCTCCTGGCTTTGTCCCTTCTGCAGCAAAAACCACTCCTCCAGCTGATTCTTCAAGAATAAGAAGTCACATTTGCAGCTACCCAGGATGTGGGAAAACTTACTTCAAGAGCTCCCATTTGAAGGCTCATGTCAGAACACACACAGGTTGGTCACTGTAGCTGgatgttaaaaattaatgtagaaAATTGCAACTGTATACACAACTTGTTAAGGTTCTAGCGATTAATGGATTTGTTCATGGAACAAATTGTGGGGCAGCAATGAAATactgggtgggtttttttcagcatgcaTTATAATACTGCCCGATTGCTGACAGGAAATCTCCCGGAGGGGAAGTTGACTCAGCAGTTTGTTTGTGCTGGACTTGCTTCATGtcagaaggcattcagtaatACTCCTTAACTAGTGTGGAAGCAAGGCCTTGCCCAATTTAGAGTATGCTTTTCCAGAGTTAAAGACGCCTTATTAGGCTTTGCCTCAAGGATGCCTTCGTTAGAAGTGGGTAAAACTTATGAGATTCTTTTATGAAAGAATACAAGGATCCACTCCGAACTATTCCTACCTCAGTTATTTTAGTGAGTAACTTGTCTGTGCCTCAGCTTTTAATCGCAGTAGCAGGAAGAGCCACATCTGTTTCCACGCAGGTTCACAGTGCGCTACCAGAGTACTGTTACATAAAACATTATTGCAGGTTGCATTTCAGAGGGTAGTTTTGGGCATGCTAAGTTGTTGTAATCTGGAGTTCATGGGGAGCTGAGAGTTAAAATCGACTGTCTGGAGAGGTAAAGAACATCTCAAACTATTTGGTTCCAGAGAATTTTTAACCATTTGTACTACTTAGCCTTGAGGGTAGCAAATCCACATGTTAACATAGCGGCATATGAAcgatttttcacatttcatacATACAAAAACAATAGTTGTGTAGACTTTTGGCTCAACCATCGTAacagaaacttttctttaaagaagtcAGATCCTGCCAGTCAAGGCAGTGGTGTTTGTTGCTCATTTAGTACTCATggggtatttttctttgtcattttttttctcttaggaGAGAAGCCATTTAGTTGTAGTTGGAAAGGCTGTGAGAGAAGGTTTGCACGGTCTGATGAACTGTCTCGCCATCGCAGAACGCATACTGGGGAGAAGAAATTTGCCTGCCCAATGTGTGAGCGGCGGTTCATGAGGAGCGACCACTTAACGAAGCACGCACGTCGCCACTTATCGGCTAAGAAGTTACCAAACTGGCAAATGGAAGTGAGCAAGTTAAACGATATTGCCGTGCCGCCAACATCTGCAATCGCACAGTGAAAGAACTTACTCTGAAGACAGTGGGATTAACTGTTGTTGCTGGGATATGCCAGctgaaaaaaggcttttgctcCTGGTCTGCGGTTCCCCCACGCCGGCTGCTGATGGCATGCAGCAGGGAAGCAAAGGCAGTCTGTGCTCCGTCACAGAAAATGTTGCAGGGAGAACTGGTGGCTGACTGGAATAGCGAGTGTTTTTTGCACTGGTAAGAAGAGAGAAGGGTCTAGAGCAGCGCATATGGTGCCAGTTTtgagttttgaaaattattcctATATACTCTAGATCAGTCACATGTAAGTGTTACTGAAGGTTCGCTGCTGACACTAGAGACCAACTCCGTTTTTAACTTTCAGTTGTCAGTCTTCAGTACAGCACAGACCAGGAAGACAGCAATGTACGGGCACAGCCTTGACAGCCCAGGACGCACTCGCATAAGATAATCTAAATGGGTTTTCTTACTTCTGCCACCTTTTCTTGGTAGGAATCTTTTCCTCCTGTCCGTTCTCTGGCCCTGTCATAAGCAATGATGTGGTGCCAGGCTCCTGGAGATCTTAGACCTGTCCTCCTGCTTGGGGGTGTGTAACACACCCAGCTTTATACTGCTGTCCAGGGGGGCTTGGGGTGGGCATTCAGGGGCACCGCATGGGCAGCTGGAGGGTAGGCACTTTTCTGAATCCTCATCagctttgtaatatttttccagcttctttgGCAAGCTTTGTGATTATTACAATTGGGCATCATgatgcttctgcttttgtgttgCTTATGGTTTCCTTTATACCTTCACACAAAGTATGTACCACTGCATTTTTCATGAACTGATACAGTGCACTTTTAAGAGAAACATTGTAACTGTAAACTATTCGGGTTGATTAAGGAAGAAACCCAGGAGTCTTGGGCTTCTTGATCATGTTTATACTAAAGATGGTTTAtactaaaaatgaaatggatATATTATGTATTGTATTAAATTAGAAAGTTGTGACTCAAAGAGTAAAATGAGGCAGTAAAGACACCAGCCTAGAATTTAAACTGTAGCTTTTGTGACAAATCATGCATCAACTTTCACTATTTCTATTTTACCATATTATGTTGAGGACACATACCAGAAAGtgaacagtttttaaatagTGTTTTAGATATGCTTTTTGTGACTACTTTAAAGATTTGCACACTTGTTATGTTGTACTTTATACTTTGTTTAcaataaaatcaattttctttaatgcagacctctttttttttaaattcgTAACAGAACTTACCcctttttcaaggaaaataacCTCAAAACAGAATATAGTCATTAACGGGTCCTGACCAATGAAAAGCTATCTCTTAACTTTTGATATTTAAGCTCTGTAAGGCCCACAGGAGCAGAATTTCAAGCCTGCAATTACTACCCTAAAGGTCTGTTTCgttgtgctttttgttttggttttctttttttctccttgctcttcattcccttccttttcttcaggcacCCAAAACTAAATGTGCTTATGTGGGACGTTATAACACTGGTGAAAAATACTCCTTTCTGTTGGTGATGGAACTGTGCTGTCTCCCCCAGGATGGAACCCTGCCCCGCTTTCCATCAGGTGGAGGTGGTAGCTGCCGCCCCGCAGCGTGGCATTGCCCAGGGCCAGCCAGAccgcagcagcactggcagagaTGTGCGCTTACTGTCACTCTTCTCCAGGCTTGCCCGCCCCATTAGagctgtctcctgtgggagcCCCCCCCAGGAAAGAGGGCAGGGAGGTGAGGGTTTACCTTCCCAGCacagtttctctgctttctgctgcctgcctgcgtGCAGGGGATGGCCACTTAGTACCGCTCCCGTGGGGCTCTTCGGCCTCCTGCTCTGactcccctgcctgcagggatCCCCACATTTCACAGTCGTGGGGCTGTTGACTCACTGCCCCCCACTGCCCTTCCCTGCGGGGCGTTCTAGGCAGGGGCACTCCCTTACCTTATCCTGTTTGACACAGTGCCCTGTGCAGGGAAAACCTGAGTCACTGCCCTTTCTGCTTGTTCCTGGGGGGAATATGCCATTGCAGCCCAACGCAAAAGAGATGCTTCCCCAGCAGTGTGAGTCCTGCCCCGCCATCTTGCTTCAAGGTATTTTACGTTTCATGGGCATAAGGTAAAACATTGCGACAGCTCTGGGTCTGAAAACCTTCCACGTCTGCAACTAGCCATTGGGCTAGGAAGCCAGGTCCcctcaccagctctgcctggcatACTGAACCTTAAATCCAGTTCTGTGATGTGGGGCATAAAGAAAGTGCCACGCCGCATCATTACCGTGCCCACACCAAGCTGGCCATGGCTCTCCTCTGCAGTGCATGGATGGGCTCTGAACCCCCGCTAGCTCAGCAGGGAGCTGAACTTAAATCAGATTTCCCAGGCAAGCGGTCTCAGGCTGCTGTGCAACacaaggggaagaaagggagtTTCTGCACCGCCACCACCTCCGCTGCCGgtgctttctgaagaaaatgcagctgttagTGCTTTTTGTGTGAGCTCCAGCTCTAGAGGTGTGCGTGGGGCATGCCTTGAGAGCACCCGCTGCCGGCACCactggggaggctgcagaggaaagccTGTTTCTGGCATTGCTGGGAGCTAAATAAAATACGGCTTCTCACtctaaatacagaatttaaCAGTAAGAAGTGCATGTCTGACTGGTTCCAGCCGAAGGCAGAGCCGTAATTGTGAATTTACCTCGTGtgccattttttaaagcttaacCACAGAAGCCAACTGGAAATTAAACCAGCTGTTCGGGGGTTGCAAACCAAAATACTCTGAGCAAACCCCCATGGTTAGTACTTGGATGCCAACACTGGTGGGTGATGGCTGCGGTGGGGCTTGCCAGGGCAGCCACTGCCCTC comes from the Falco rusticolus isolate bFalRus1 chromosome 3, bFalRus1.pri, whole genome shotgun sequence genome and includes:
- the KLF10 gene encoding Krueppel-like factor 10, which produces MEMMTEKQRDTRYFWNNTPEKSDYEAVEALISMSCNWKSDFKKHAEMRPVTPASDMSEESDETLLPGAADFNVIPAFCLTPPYSPSDFEMSQVVHPVGKSLVEAARPSLAAPRREVERPPAAGPLKAQATSVIRHTADAQLCNHKTCPVRTASVLKYQDSVSTETNDKQNAEAEHLVCSAVVPSRANDESGELPVAEGKSAEPAVGPLPLRKPSVSRHQPVPGSAQQAVAVAPPCPAPGSGAPPVPVICQMVPLPANNNVVTAVVPNATPSQQPALCQPMVFMGTQVPKGAVMFVVPQPVVQSTKAPMISPNGTRLSPIAPAPGFVPSAAKTTPPADSSRIRSHICSYPGCGKTYFKSSHLKAHVRTHTGEKPFSCSWKGCERRFARSDELSRHRRTHTGEKKFACPMCERRFMRSDHLTKHARRHLSAKKLPNWQMEVSKLNDIAVPPTSAIAQ